One region of Glycine max cultivar Williams 82 chromosome 9, Glycine_max_v4.0, whole genome shotgun sequence genomic DNA includes:
- the LOC100803482 gene encoding uncharacterized protein LOC100803482, producing MNTCTIIMNSMPVPSPLLIKSFKTFPSFKCCSKSSDEKGSEDVKDTLSGVVDEQVEEFLSRKENKVLLDGLEKASQRVEMAKRELALIRKQEFAVKQLKDYVNQLESKVFEIGECQRDISEAKALVEEAERSLLVNVGGPENGSTSMGMKSEDIDRDEERWESVKAASISALVGTFSGLPICFTQVTNTTQLLLPLAINFICCALFGVTFRYTIRRNLDDVQLKTGVAAAFGVVKGLATLGGGPLPEPNIESFLSHAQEGTIYLSENLLIFVSAAVALDYCLKTRLLSPFPID from the exons ATGAATACTTGCACTATTATTATGAATTCCATGCCAGTTCCTTCTCCTTTGTTGATAAAGTCCTTTAAAACATTTCCATCGTTCAAATGCTGCAGCAAGAGCTCAGATGAGAAGGGAAGTGAAGATGTGAAGGACACATTATCTGGGGTGGTGGACGAGCAAGTTGAAGAGTTCTTGAGTAGAAAAGAGAACAAGGTTTTGCTGGATGGCTTAGAGAAGGCGTCGCAGAGGGTTGAGATGGCTAAGAGAGAACTTGCTCTGATCCGAAAACAAGAATTTGCTGTCAAGCAGTTGAAGGATTACGTCAACCAGCTTGAAAGCAAAGTTTTCGAG ATTGGAGAATGTCAAAGAGACATATCAGAGGCAAAAGCCTTGGTGGAGGAAGCAGAACGCTCTCTGTTGGTAAATGTGGGAGGTCCTGAAAATGGCAGTACATCCATGGGGATGAAAAGTGAAGACATCGATAGAGATGAAGAGAGATGGGAGTCAGTAAAAGCAGCATCAATTTCTGCCCTTGTTGGTACTTTTTCAGGGCTCCCCATATGCTTCACTCAGGTCACCAACACAACTCAGCTGCTTCTCCCTTTAGCAATCAACTTCATTTGCTGTGCATTGTTTGGAGTGACTTTTCGGTACACTATAAGGAGAAATTTGGATGATGTTCAACTTAAGACAGGGGTAGCAGCAGCTTTTGGTGTTGTTAAAG GTCTCGCAACCTTAGGTGGTGGACCACTTCCTGAACCAAACATTGAAAGCTTCTTGTCACATGCCCAGGAAGGGACAATTTATTTGTCTGagaatcttttgatttttgtttctgCTGCTGTTGCTCTAGATTACTGTTTAAAGACAAGGCTTTTGAGCCCTTTTCCAATTGATTGA
- the LOC100804019 gene encoding uncharacterized protein → MAFTSSCSLASQFLPPIYHSAIPFHSTNCTNLSFPAVPTPRQQPLLFSSTSTCLAAAAASNSNSTSNSNNNNPASASASSKEKKVEVEVEVEEELPWIQEKALDLVEFTGSVTQAIPGPRVGPTSLPWILAIPLTYAGLTFVIAFVKTVRKFSSPKAKRRRQVSKNATLCKSLDDLFQKGRDEVKLDALKQIENKTGFDLEEILRKYIRYALNEKPFNPDMVADLIQLRKASMLNDSQVAEILNEISRRIVRDKGPIVMDKSGYTEKGFKRKIAVQALFGKVFYLSELPEFCSRDSSLVVKEIFGVTDEDADKLRIHTISEAGSLDALEKMVDSSDSEDASEDSFEAS, encoded by the exons ATGGCTTTTACTTCTTCATGTTCTCTTGCTTCTCAgtttctccctcccatatatCATTCTGCAATCCCTTTTCACTCAACGAACTGCACAAATTTGTCATTCCCCGCTGTTCCGACTCCAAGACAACAACCACTGTTGTTTTCTTCAACCTCAACTTGCTTAGCAGCAGCGGCGGCGTCAAACTCAAACAGCACTTCGAATTCCAATAACAACAACCCTGCTTCAGCTTCAGCTTCGTCGAAAGAGAAGAAAGTAGAAGTGGAAGTGGAAGTGGAGGAGGAGCTGCCGTGGATTCAGGAAAAGGCTTTGGACCTGGTCGAGTTCACGGGCTCCGTTACCCAAGCCATTCCCGGGCCCAGAGTGGGTCCCACCTCCTTGCCTTGGATTCTCGCTATTCCTCTCACATATGCTGGCCTTACTTTCGTCATTGCCTTTGTCAAGACCGTCAGGAAATTCTCTTCTCCCAAAGCAAAACGCCGCAGACAG GTCAGTAAAAATGCGACGCTATGCAAGTCGCTGGatgatttatttcaaaaaggaagagaTGAAGTTAAGCTTGATGCTCTCAAGCAAATTGAGAATAAG ACAGGTTTTGATTTGGAAGAAATATTGCGCAAGTATATCAGGTATGCTCTGAATGAGAAACCATTCAATCCTGACATGGTAGCTGATTTAATCCAGCTAAGGAAAGCTTCTATGTTAAATGATTCACAAGTTGCTGAGATTCTGAATGAAATTTCACGACGAATTGTGCGAGACAAAG gCCCTATTGTGATGGATAAATCAGGTTATACCGAAAAGggttttaagagaaaaatagcTGTTCAGGCCCTTTTTGGAAAGGTCTTCTATCTGTCCGAG CTGCCAGAGTTTTGTTCAAGAGATAGCTCCTTAGTTGTCAAGGAAATCTTCGGTGTTACAGA TGAAGATGCTGACAAACTCAGAATCCACACAATCTCTGAAGCTGGCAGCCTAGATGCACTTGAGAAGATGGTTGATAGTTCAGATTCAGAGGATGCTAGCGAGGATTCATTCGAGGCCTCTTAA
- the LOC100808106 gene encoding pentatricopeptide repeat-containing protein At3g49170, chloroplastic — protein sequence MVSLSLCLPSSIYLQAKDLKFESLRKAISRLDLTTTSPLIKSSLLLKACIRSGNLELGKLLHHKLIDSGLPLDSVLLNSLITLYSKCGDWENALSIFRNMGHHKRDLVSWSAIISCFANNSMESRALLTFLHMLQCSRNIIYPNEYCFTALLRSCSNPLFFTTGLAIFAFLLKTGYFDSHVCVGCALIDMFTKGGLDIQSARMVFDKMQHKNLVTWTLMITRYSQLGLLDDAVDLFCRLLVSEYTPDKFTLTSLLSACVELEFFSLGKQLHSWVIRSGLASDVFVGCTLVDMYAKSAAVENSRKIFNTMLHHNVMSWTALISGYVQSRQEQEAIKLFCNMLHGHVTPNCFTFSSVLKACASLPDFGIGKQLHGQTIKLGLSTINCVGNSLINMYARSGTMECARKAFNILFEKNLISYNTAADANAKALDSDESFNHEVEHTGVGASPFTYACLLSGAACIGTIVKGEQIHALIVKSGFGTNLCINNALISMYSKCGNKEAALQVFNDMGYRNVITWTSIISGFAKHGFATKALELFYEMLEIGVKPNEVTYIAVLSACSHVGLIDEAWKHFNSMHYNHSISPRMEHYACMVDLLGRSGLLLEAIEFINSMPFDADALVWRTFLGSCRVHRNTKLGEHAAKKILEREPHDPATYILLSNLYASEGRWDDVAALRKSMKQKKLIKETGYSWIEVDNQVHKFHVGDTSHPQARKIYDELDELALKIKNLGYIPNTDFVLHDVEDEQKEQYLFQHSEKIAVAYALISTPKPKPIRVFKNLRVCGDCHTAIKYISIVTGREIVVRDANRFHHIKDGKCSCNDYW from the coding sequence ATGGTGAGCTTAAGCCTGTGTCTTCCGTCGTCAATTTATCTTCAGGCTAAGGATTTGAAGTTTGAGAGTCTCCGCAAAGCCATCTCCAGGCTTGACCTAACAACGACATCTCCGCTCATAAAGTCTTCCCTTCTCCTCAAAGCCTGCATCAGGTCTGGTAACTTGGAGCTGGGCAAACTCCTTCACCACAAGTTGATTGACTCCGGACTCCCTCTCGACTCCGTTCTTCTCAACTCCCTCATTACCCTCTACTCCAAATGCGGGGATTGGGAGAACGCACTTTCAATATTCCGCAACATGGGCCATCATAAGAGAGACTTGGTCTCCTGGTCTGCTATCATCTCCTGTTTCGCCAATAATTCCATGGAGTCCCGAGCCCTTCTCACCTTTCTTCACATGCTCCAATGCTCAAGGAATATCATTTATCCCAATGAATATTGCTTTACGGCCTTACTTCGATCTTGTTCTAATCCTCTATTCTTTACTACTGGCCTTGCAATCTTTGCCTTTCTCTTAAAGACCGGATACTTTGATTCTCATGTCTGTGTTGGCTGTGCATTAATCGATATGTTTACCAAGGGCGGCCTAGATATCCAATCAGCACGCATGGTGTTTGATAAAATGCAGCACAAAAATCTTGTTACTTGGACTTTGATGATTACCAGATATTCGCAATTGGGCCTGCTGGATGATGCTGTTGATTTATTCTGCCGTCTGTTAGTAAGTGAGTATACACCTGATAAGTTTACTCTGACAAGTCTCTTATCGGCTTGCGTTGAGTTGGAATTCTTCTCACTTGGGAAGCAATTACATTCTTGGGTTATCAGGTCTGGATTGGCTTCAGATGTGTTTGTCGGTTGTACTCTGGTGGACATGTATGCAAAATCTGCAGCAGTAGAAAACTCtaggaaaatatttaataccaTGCTGCATCATAATGTTATGTCTTGGACTGCTCTCATCTCTGGATATGTGCAAAGCAGACAAGAACAGGAAGCCATCAAATTGTTTTGTAACATGCTTCATGGTCATGTTACACCAAATTGCTTCACATTCTCCAGCGTCCTCAAGGCTTGTGCAAGTCTTCCTGATTTTGGCATCGGCAAACAACTTCATGGCCAGACAATTAAGCTAGGACTTTCCACTATTAATTGTGTGGGGAATTCTCTTATTAACATGTATGCAAGGTCTGGAACTATGGAATGTGCTCGAAAAGCTTTCAACATCTTATTTGAGAAGAATTTGATTTCGTACAATACAGCAGCTGATGCAAATGCGAAAGCCTTGGATTCTGATGAATCCTTTAACCATGAAGTTGAGCACACTGGTGTTGGAGCTAGTCCTTTTACATATGCATGCCTCTTAAGTGGCGCTGCTTGTATAGGCACAATTGTTAAGGGTGAGCAAATCCATGCCCTCATTGTGAAGTCGGGGTTTGGAACCAATCTATGCATTAATAATGCTTTAATCTCTATGTATTCCAAGTGTGGAAACAAAGAAGCTGCTTTGCAGGTCTTTAATGACATGGGGTATCGCAATGTCATAACTTGGACATCTATTATAAGTGGTTTTGCAAAACATGGATTTGCTACAAAAGCCTTAGAATTGTTCTATGAAATGCTTGAAATAGGTGTAAAGCCTAATGAGGTCACTTATATTGCCGTTTTATCAGCCTGCAGTCACGTTGGTTTGATTGATGAGGCATGGAAACACTTCAATTCCATGCATTATAACCATAGTATCAGTCCAAGGATGGAACATTATGCATGTATGGTTGATTTGCTTGGTCGATCTGGATTGCTTttagaagccattgaatttatTAACTCGATGCCTTTTGATGCTGATGCATTGGTGTGGCGTACCTTTCTTGGTTCTTGTCGGGTTCATCGTAACACCAAGCTTGGGGAGCATGCTGCAAAAAAGATTCTTGAGAGGGAACCTCATGATCCAGCTACCTATATATTATTGTCAAACTTGTATGCGTCAGAAGGGAGGTGGGATGATGTGGCAGCCTTAAGAAAAAGCATGAaacagaaaaaattaataaaagaaacagGTTATAGCTGGATTGAAGTTGACAATCAGGTGCACAAATTCCATGTAGGGGATACTTCACACCCCCAGGCTCGAAAGATATATGATGAACTTGATGAATTggctttaaaaataaagaacttGGGTTATATCCCAAATACAGATTTTGTTCTTCATGATGTGGAGGATGAACAGAAGGAACAGTATCTGTTCCAACACAGTGAAAAAATTGCAGTGGCATATGCTCTTATTAGTACCCCGAAACCAAAACCTATTAGAGTATTTAAGAATCTTCGGGTTTGTGGGGACTGCCATACGGCAATAAAGTATATATCAATAGTCACTGGAAGAGAGATTGTGGTGAGAGATGCAAACCGATTTCATCATATCAAGGATGGGAAATGCTCTTGCAATGATTATTGGTAA
- the LOC100808631 gene encoding pentatricopeptide repeat-containing protein At5g56310, with protein MLIQSGVPSTSKHACMYLTIVSKCNLILWSSMNLALNRKLRDVRQWQRTWNGSCFSTLPRSQHAEQLLCHCTNLSHLQQTQGFMLTRGLDQDDILLARFIYTSASLGLSSYAYSVFISNHRPSIFFYNNVIWALSSSNPTRAISLFNAIRLLGMPPDSYSFPFVLKAVVCLSAVHVGKQIHCQAIVSGLDSHPSVVTSLVQMYSSCAHLSSARKLFDGATFKHAPLWNAMLAGYAKVGNMSNARNLFECMPEKDRDVVSWTTLISGYTQTHSPNEAITLFRIMLLQNVQPDEIAILAVLSACADLGALQLGEWIHNYIEKHNNKLRKTVPLCNSLIDMYAKSGDISKARQLFQNMKHKTIITWTTVISGLALHGFGKEALDVFSCMEKARVKPNEVTLIAVLSACSHVGLVELGRNIFTSMRSKYGIEPKIEHYGCMIDLLGRAGYLQEAMELVRVMPSEANAAVWGSLLSASNRYGDAALAAEALRHLSVLEPHNCGNYSLLSNTYAALGWWKEAAMVRKVMRDTCAEKVPGVSFVELNNRVYEFIAGDKLNICFLDVLQSINGQLIEDALSEKWTNDD; from the coding sequence ATGTTGATTCAGTCAGGTGTTCCAAGCACAAGCAAGCACGCCTGCATGTATTTGACTATTGTAAgcaaatgtaatttaattttgtggTCATCAATGAATTTGGCATTGAATCGAAAGCTGCGCGATGTAAGGCAGTGGCAACGGACATGGAATGGGTCCTGCTTCTCCACGCTTCCACGATCACAACATGCAGAGCAGCTGCTTTGTCATTGCACCAATCTGAGCCATCTTCAGCAGACACAAGGTTTCATGCTTACCAGAGGTCTCGACCAAGATGACATCCTACTCGCCCGATTTATATACACCTCCGCTTCTCTGGGCTTATCCTCCTATGCCTATTCTGTTTTCATCAGTAACCACCGACCCAGCATCTTTTTCTACAACAACGTCATTTGGGCTCTATCTTCATCCAATCCCACGCGTGCCATTTCTCTGTTCAACGCCATTCGCCTGCTTGGGATGCCACCCGACTCTTACTCTTTCCCCTTTGTTCTGAAGGCCGTTGTTTGTTTATCCGCCGTCCATGTTGGCAAGCAGATTCATTGCCAAGCTATTGTTTCTGGGTTGGACTCCCATCCCAGTGTGGTCACATCCCTCGTTCAGATGTATTCTTCTTGCGCTCACCTTTCTTCTGCCCGGAAGCTATTTGATGGAGCCACTTTCAAACACGCTCCCCTCTGGAATGCTATGCTCGCAGGTTATGCTAAGGTGGGTAATATGTCTAATGCCCGCAACTTGTTTGAATGTATGCCTGAAAAGGATAGGGATGTTGTTTCTTGGACTACACTTATTTCAGGATACACGCAGACTCATAGTCCCAATGAGGCTATCACGCTCTTCCGCATTATGCTGCTCCAGAATGTGCAGCCAGATGAGATTGCAATTTTGGCTGTGCTGTCTGCCTGTGCTGATTTGGGTGCTCTTCAGTTGGGGGAGTGGATTCACAACTACATTGAAAAGCATAATAATAAATTGCGTAAGACTGTCCCTCTTTGCAACTCTCTCATAGATATGTATGCCAAATCAGGCGACATAAGTAAGGCACGCCAACTGTTTCAGAATATGAAGCATAAAACGATTATAACCTGGACAACCGTGATTTCCGGACTTGCTTTACATGGTTTTGGAAAGGAGGCCCTTGATGTATTTTCTTGCATGGAGAAGGCTCGAGTCAAGCCAAATGAAGTGACCTTAATCGCCGTCCTTTCCGCATGTAGCCATGTTGGATTGGTTGAACTGGGCCGCAATATTTTCACGTCTATGAGATCCAAATATGGAATTGAACCCAAGATTGAGCATTACGGCTGCATGATTGATTTGCTTGGACGTGCTGgatatcttcaagaagcaaTGGAACTAGTTAGGGTGATGCCATCCGAAGCAAATGCAGCTGTATGGGGATCGCTTCTTTCTGCTTCAAATAGATATGGTGATGCTGCGCTAGCAGCGGAAGCTTTGCGTCATCTAAGTGTGTTGGAGCCCCACAATTGTGGGAATTATTCGCTCTTATCCAATACGTATGCTGCGCTTGGTTGGTGGAAGGAAGCTGCTATGGTAAGGAAGGTTATGCGGGATACGTGTGCGGAAAAGGTTCCAGGTGTCAGTTTTGTTGAGCTGAACAATAGAGTATATGAATTCATTGCCGGAGACAAATTAAACATCTGCTTTCTGGACGTCCTACAAAGCATAAATGGGCAACTGATCGAAGATGCTTTATCTGAAAAGTGGACCAATGACGACTGa